Proteins from one uncultured Cohaesibacter sp. genomic window:
- the acpS gene encoding holo-ACP synthase — protein MIIGTGNDLIDIRRIEKSLDRFGERFIQRVFTEKEIARSERKAQRAASYAKRFAAKEACSKALGTGLSHGVFWRDMGVSNLSTGKPTMVLTNGALKRMRSMIPPGFVPQIDLTITDEYPIAQAYVIISAIPENWPSAQ, from the coding sequence ATGATTATCGGCACCGGAAATGATCTGATCGATATCAGACGCATTGAAAAATCTCTTGATCGTTTTGGCGAACGCTTCATCCAACGTGTCTTTACCGAAAAGGAAATTGCTCGCTCTGAGCGCAAGGCCCAAAGGGCAGCCTCCTATGCCAAACGGTTCGCCGCCAAGGAAGCCTGTTCCAAGGCATTGGGAACGGGGCTTTCTCATGGTGTCTTCTGGCGTGATATGGGCGTGAGCAACCTCTCGACGGGCAAGCCGACCATGGTGCTGACCAACGGAGCGCTGAAGCGTATGCGGTCTATGATCCCGCCGGGTTTTGTGCCTCAGATAGACCTGACGATCACAGATGAATATCCCATTGCGCAGGCCTATGTCATCATTTCGGCAATCCCGGAAAACTGGCCATCAGCACAATAG